In a single window of the Candidatus Omnitrophota bacterium genome:
- a CDS encoding PrsW family intramembrane metalloprotease, giving the protein MGAEPYYLIALLAFAPGIFWLGYIYKKDKWEPEPQKLVLCVFFLGMLAVIPAMLASFVLSLGIPHREISSAYRTCFIAPVIEELCKFLVVYLTIFRSWEFDEPMDGIVYAAAAALGFASLENVSYLWFEYQTPEFVPPPDSSVIPQSALWNLAFLRGILSVPGHVIDSCMWGYALGVAKFLRHRALARIIIVKGLILGMALHALFNSLASYGLSVAGLLILQVSLLYYLNKKVKIALHKSPYANPIKKPIFK; this is encoded by the coding sequence ATGGGCGCAGAACCGTATTATCTGATCGCTTTGCTGGCCTTCGCTCCAGGAATATTCTGGCTGGGATACATTTATAAAAAAGACAAATGGGAGCCGGAACCGCAAAAGTTGGTTTTATGCGTATTCTTTTTGGGAATGTTGGCGGTGATTCCCGCCATGCTCGCTAGTTTCGTTCTATCGCTGGGCATCCCTCACCGGGAAATTTCATCCGCTTACCGCACTTGCTTCATCGCGCCGGTCATCGAGGAATTATGCAAATTCCTGGTCGTTTATCTGACGATTTTCCGCAGTTGGGAATTCGACGAACCGATGGATGGCATCGTTTACGCGGCGGCGGCGGCGTTGGGATTCGCGTCCCTGGAAAACGTATCGTATTTATGGTTCGAATACCAAACGCCCGAATTCGTTCCTCCGCCCGATTCGAGCGTTATCCCCCAGAGCGCGTTATGGAATCTCGCCTTTTTGCGCGGCATTCTCTCCGTACCGGGACACGTCATCGATTCGTGCATGTGGGGCTACGCTTTGGGGGTAGCGAAATTTCTTCGCCATCGCGCGCTCGCCCGCATCATTATCGTCAAGGGATTGATCTTAGGCATGGCGCTTCATGCTCTTTTCAATTCGCTCGCCTCATACGGTTTAAGCGTGGCGGGATTGTTGATTTTGCAGGTTTCTCTTCTCTATTATCTCAACAAGAAAGTCAAAATCGCCTTACATAAGTCCCCCTACGCCAACCCCATAAAAAAACCTATTTTCAAATAA
- a CDS encoding peptidyl-prolyl cis-trans isomerase: MFRIRPHSLRIWGGLIAITLFGSIAGAQPSAPTVANVTKIPFDAPAIKYGDLELTIGYFLHYNQGRLSQLRNEDEAQRKEAIQDIVKNCIFERLITAQALKEDYDKDPFYVVKNRDMEYDWLTRFYVYHQFYLPYKANDEEVQKEYDANKKDYYKPLTFSFRHIFFRTIDMAEDVQKIAKDRAAKALALIHSGSDFEAVAKEFSDSDKKGTLLGPLYTRKEKPDQAINIQLEEELLKMKAGDVSDIIQTRFGYEILKLETLTPETYTPLEQVRISIENKLRKIKIEDLNKELVDKNWDKTVKEYHPEAIFDEKADPNTVIAVVYGEKITKDDYDKIQLRPLQKPEDMDQKAFEEKTIEDLKYKIIFRYIAGKLAKDLGYEKIPGYIVYSSVMRDQNTFSAWWKKLSDRWVEEHPITEEEKRDYVEKNPKEFLQRPQSRIAEMSFKIPPYDEKDKYAAYKAQEAAMDKANKALERVKAGEKFADVAREMSESDSASKSGEVGLISSDSEALPRYLITSAMNLAAGEFSKEPLKEGDRYYVLGCLEKPEPKAEEYDHPAVQKHLERVLTNKRRSEAFDETMKKTVDPDKIEILYKDIYTFDPRFVERVSLDPVK; encoded by the coding sequence ATGTTTCGCATTCGCCCTCATTCTCTCCGCATTTGGGGAGGACTCATCGCCATTACGCTTTTCGGCTCTATCGCCGGCGCCCAGCCCAGCGCTCCGACCGTGGCGAACGTCACGAAAATCCCCTTCGACGCGCCCGCGATCAAGTACGGCGATCTCGAACTCACGATCGGCTATTTTCTTCATTACAACCAGGGACGCCTCAGCCAGTTGCGCAACGAAGACGAAGCGCAACGGAAAGAGGCCATACAAGATATCGTGAAGAATTGCATTTTCGAACGCCTCATTACCGCCCAGGCTCTTAAAGAGGATTATGACAAAGATCCTTTTTATGTCGTCAAAAACCGGGATATGGAATACGATTGGCTTACCCGATTTTATGTTTACCATCAGTTTTATCTTCCCTATAAAGCCAACGACGAGGAAGTGCAAAAAGAGTACGACGCTAACAAGAAAGATTATTATAAACCGCTGACGTTCAGTTTCCGTCATATCTTTTTCCGAACCATCGATATGGCGGAAGACGTCCAAAAGATCGCGAAGGATCGTGCGGCCAAAGCCTTGGCGCTAATACATTCCGGCTCCGATTTCGAAGCTGTCGCCAAGGAGTTTTCCGATTCCGACAAAAAAGGAACGCTCCTCGGACCGCTTTATACCCGGAAAGAGAAACCGGATCAGGCCATCAATATCCAGCTGGAAGAAGAACTATTGAAAATGAAGGCGGGAGATGTCAGCGACATTATCCAAACCCGCTTCGGTTATGAGATTCTAAAACTGGAGACTCTGACGCCGGAAACCTACACGCCTCTCGAACAAGTCAGAATATCCATAGAAAACAAATTGCGCAAAATCAAAATCGAGGACTTGAACAAGGAACTCGTCGATAAGAATTGGGATAAAACGGTAAAGGAATACCACCCCGAAGCGATCTTCGACGAAAAAGCCGATCCCAATACGGTTATCGCCGTGGTCTATGGAGAAAAAATCACCAAGGACGATTACGATAAAATTCAACTCCGGCCTTTGCAAAAACCCGAGGACATGGATCAAAAAGCCTTCGAAGAAAAAACCATCGAAGACCTGAAGTATAAAATCATTTTCCGCTACATCGCCGGAAAACTCGCCAAAGACCTGGGATACGAAAAAATACCCGGTTATATCGTCTACTCTTCCGTGATGCGCGATCAGAATACCTTTTCCGCCTGGTGGAAGAAACTCTCCGACCGTTGGGTGGAAGAGCATCCGATTACGGAAGAAGAGAAGCGGGATTATGTGGAAAAGAATCCCAAGGAATTTTTGCAACGTCCCCAATCCCGCATCGCTGAAATGTCCTTCAAAATCCCGCCTTACGACGAAAAGGACAAATACGCCGCTTATAAAGCGCAGGAAGCCGCAATGGACAAAGCGAACAAGGCGCTGGAACGAGTGAAAGCGGGCGAGAAATTCGCCGACGTCGCCCGCGAGATGTCTGAAAGCGATTCGGCGTCCAAAAGCGGAGAAGTCGGCTTGATCTCCAGCGATTCCGAAGCGCTTCCCCGGTATCTCATTACCAGCGCTATGAATTTAGCGGCGGGCGAATTCAGCAAGGAGCCTCTCAAGGAAGGCGACCGATATTACGTCCTCGGCTGCCTGGAGAAGCCGGAGCCTAAAGCGGAAGAGTACGATCATCCCGCCGTTCAGAAACACTTGGAACGGGTATTGACGAATAAGCGGCGGTCGGAAGCCTTCGACGAAACCATGAAGAAAACCGTCGATCCCGACAAGATTGAAATCCTGTACAAAGACATCTATACGTTCGATCCGCGGTTCGTGGAACGAGTCAGTCTTGATCCCGTTAAGTGA
- the purN gene encoding phosphoribosylglycinamide formyltransferase, with the protein MNTKKTPLRAVVLLSGSGTTLQNLIDRRERGELPIDIVLVIASREDAYGLERAQKHNIPAQVISRKQFASWKEFNQALSLAVENAQPDLILFAGFMSLFRPDPKWYGRIMNVHPALIPSFCGKGMYGHHVHEAVIESGVKITGATVHFVDENYDTGPIILQKVVEVRDDDSPNSLAERVQAAEREIYPEAIRLFAENRLRIEGKRVKIVPL; encoded by the coding sequence GTGAATACGAAAAAGACGCCTTTGCGCGCCGTCGTTCTATTGTCCGGAAGCGGTACAACCCTGCAAAACCTGATCGACCGGCGCGAACGAGGAGAACTGCCCATCGACATCGTTCTCGTCATCGCCAGCCGCGAAGACGCTTATGGCCTCGAACGGGCGCAAAAACATAACATCCCCGCCCAAGTCATCTCCCGAAAACAATTCGCATCCTGGAAGGAATTCAACCAAGCCCTATCGCTCGCCGTGGAGAATGCCCAACCCGACTTGATTCTTTTTGCGGGCTTCATGTCGCTTTTCCGACCCGATCCCAAGTGGTATGGACGAATTATGAACGTCCATCCCGCCCTGATTCCCTCTTTTTGCGGCAAGGGCATGTATGGACATCACGTTCATGAAGCGGTAATCGAATCCGGCGTTAAAATTACGGGAGCGACGGTTCATTTCGTCGATGAAAATTACGATACCGGGCCGATTATTTTGCAAAAGGTTGTGGAAGTGCGCGACGATGACTCCCCTAATTCCTTAGCGGAGAGAGTGCAAGCGGCGGAAAGAGAAATCTATCCTGAAGCCATTCGCCTTTTCGCCGAAAATAGATTACGGATAGAAGGAAAGCGCGTCAAAATCGTCCCACTATAA
- a CDS encoding sugar phosphate isomerase/epimerase: MSFHPISYHAAAWGDEWEKALDDISIAGYQGVEDLTCLYANFFDRSEIALRHLTQWRLVLSALWIQGDAVIEEKREEIHRETLRRAEFLQKMGSHVLVFDISSREIAESERKDFQTAAFALNEIGKRCQDYDVNLCVLTRCDSRLSSEEEIDRLMNLVQENAFFLCPDAGHLHCAGEDPVRILKTYGACVRHLVFRDVKPEAAKGEPPFCELGEGTLDFREIMHSLKGISYQGGIAFVLDESSYSPKESAEISYNYYKEILAGES, from the coding sequence ATGTCCTTTCATCCTATTTCCTATCATGCCGCTGCTTGGGGCGATGAATGGGAAAAAGCCCTCGACGATATTTCCATCGCCGGATACCAAGGCGTCGAAGACTTGACTTGCCTTTACGCGAATTTTTTCGATCGCTCTGAGATAGCGCTGCGTCATTTGACGCAATGGAGGCTGGTTCTCTCCGCGTTATGGATTCAAGGGGACGCCGTTATTGAAGAGAAACGGGAAGAAATCCATCGGGAAACGCTGCGCCGCGCCGAATTCCTGCAGAAAATGGGATCGCATGTCCTGGTTTTCGATATCTCCAGCCGCGAAATCGCCGAATCGGAGCGCAAAGATTTCCAAACCGCCGCCTTCGCATTGAACGAAATCGGCAAGCGCTGCCAGGATTATGATGTCAATCTTTGCGTTCTTACGCGATGCGATTCGCGCTTATCGAGCGAGGAAGAAATCGACCGCCTCATGAATCTCGTCCAAGAAAACGCCTTCTTTCTCTGTCCCGATGCAGGGCATCTCCATTGCGCCGGAGAAGATCCCGTACGCATCCTTAAAACGTATGGCGCTTGCGTCCGCCATCTTGTATTCCGCGACGTCAAGCCAGAAGCAGCGAAGGGCGAGCCTCCCTTTTGCGAATTGGGCGAAGGAACATTGGATTTCCGAGAAATCATGCATTCGCTGAAAGGGATATCTTACCAAGGCGGAATCGCATTCGTTTTAGATGAATCGTCCTATTCCCCCAAAGAAAGCGCGGAAATATCTTATAATTATTATAAAGAAATTCTTGCCGGAGAATCTTAA
- a CDS encoding glycosyltransferase family 2 protein encodes MNEETPITVVIAAYNEEAAIGQVVGGLKAALRDAEHEILVVDDGSSDATAEKAAAAGAQVIRHRVNRGYGASLKTGIRKAKYDLILTFDGDGQHDPNDALRLLQALKQGCDIAIGVRDGRSFQYASRMPGKSLLQGFAGFLAGVKPADVNSGLRLFRKVDVMNYFPLLPNGFSFSTTLTLAMLKDAYELSEIPIQTHPRQGRRSTVNLGDGLRTAMLIVRIAALFNPLKVFTPISLLLFLLGFAYAALNILLREWNVPSGAELLMIAGVIVFFFGVLADQLASLRRINKDE; translated from the coding sequence ATGAACGAAGAAACGCCGATAACGGTAGTCATCGCCGCCTATAATGAAGAAGCGGCCATCGGCCAGGTTGTAGGCGGATTGAAAGCGGCGTTGCGCGATGCCGAGCACGAAATTCTCGTTGTCGACGACGGTTCGTCCGACGCCACGGCGGAAAAGGCCGCCGCCGCCGGAGCGCAGGTCATTCGCCATCGCGTCAACCGGGGCTACGGCGCATCGCTGAAGACGGGAATCCGGAAGGCGAAATACGATCTTATCTTGACGTTCGACGGCGACGGCCAGCACGATCCGAACGACGCGCTGCGCCTGCTGCAAGCGTTGAAGCAAGGATGCGACATCGCCATCGGCGTTCGCGACGGACGTTCGTTTCAATATGCTTCCCGAATGCCGGGAAAGTCCCTTCTACAAGGTTTCGCTGGATTTCTCGCTGGAGTCAAACCCGCCGATGTCAATTCTGGATTGCGCCTTTTCCGCAAAGTGGACGTGATGAATTATTTCCCCTTACTGCCCAATGGATTTTCCTTCTCCACGACGTTAACGCTGGCGATGCTTAAAGACGCCTACGAATTGAGCGAAATCCCCATCCAAACCCATCCCCGCCAAGGAAGGCGAAGCACAGTGAACCTCGGCGACGGCTTGCGGACGGCGATGTTGATCGTCCGCATCGCCGCCTTGTTCAATCCGCTCAAGGTTTTTACACCGATCAGTTTATTATTGTTTCTCTTGGGATTCGCTTACGCCGCTCTGAATATTTTGCTGCGGGAATGGAATGTACCGAGCGGAGCGGAATTGTTGATGATCGCCGGAGTGATTGTCTTCTTCTTCGGCGTGCTGGCGGATCAGCTGGCTTCTCTTCGGCGAATCAACAAGGATGAGTGA
- a CDS encoding putative collagen-binding domain-containing protein, which produces MKLSIKAWKNFRRVFIFLPMMALVYPALAGTPIQLHPENPHYFLFRGEPTILITSGEHYGAVLNLDFDAIPYLDELKANGLNLTRTFSGAYCERFGEFNIEKNTLGPAPLRFVCPWARSAEPGYKNGGNKFNLTKWDEAYFQRLKRFVAEAGKRGIVVELVLFCPFYNPELWTFSPMNAINNINGFSKVSSMEPYAMKDADLLAVQDAMVRKIVEELKIFENLYYEICNEPYFGGVTKEFQRHIAATIVEVESAFPGKHLIAQNIANGSGVIDDPDPNVSLFNYHYAYPPDAVGQNYRLNKAIGYDETGFSGDSDVKYRGDAWAFLLAGGGLFDNLDYSFTTEYENGIASQNAPGGGSPALRLQLKILKDFMYSFDFIRMKPDSSIIAGLEPSKPIRAWALAEEGEACAVYLRGGQQADIRLKMAPGAYKAEWVNTVTGKVDKAETIKHAEGEMKLSSPEYSSDIALRVLRTKK; this is translated from the coding sequence ATGAAATTATCAATAAAGGCATGGAAGAATTTTCGCCGCGTATTTATCTTTTTGCCGATGATGGCATTGGTTTATCCCGCCTTGGCGGGGACGCCGATCCAGTTGCATCCTGAGAATCCGCATTACTTTCTCTTTCGCGGCGAACCTACGATATTAATCACATCCGGCGAGCATTATGGCGCCGTTCTCAATCTCGATTTCGACGCCATCCCCTATCTCGACGAGTTGAAAGCCAATGGCTTGAATCTTACGCGCACTTTTTCCGGGGCCTATTGCGAGAGATTCGGCGAATTCAATATCGAAAAGAACACGTTGGGACCTGCGCCTTTACGTTTCGTCTGTCCTTGGGCGCGCAGCGCCGAACCGGGATATAAAAACGGCGGCAATAAATTCAATCTGACAAAATGGGACGAAGCTTATTTCCAGCGCTTGAAGCGGTTCGTCGCCGAAGCTGGAAAGCGGGGAATCGTCGTCGAATTGGTTCTGTTTTGTCCCTTTTACAATCCCGAACTATGGACCTTTAGCCCCATGAACGCCATCAACAACATCAACGGCTTCAGCAAGGTCTCCAGCATGGAACCCTACGCCATGAAGGATGCCGATCTGCTCGCCGTCCAGGACGCGATGGTGCGCAAGATCGTTGAAGAATTGAAGATTTTCGAAAATCTTTATTATGAAATATGCAACGAACCCTATTTCGGCGGCGTGACTAAAGAGTTCCAGCGCCATATCGCTGCCACAATCGTAGAGGTGGAGTCCGCTTTTCCTGGCAAACATCTCATCGCCCAAAACATCGCCAACGGCAGCGGCGTCATCGACGATCCCGATCCCAACGTCTCGCTTTTTAACTATCACTACGCCTATCCCCCCGACGCCGTCGGCCAGAATTATCGTTTGAACAAAGCCATCGGCTACGACGAAACCGGCTTCAGCGGCGATAGCGACGTAAAATACCGGGGCGACGCATGGGCTTTTCTCTTGGCGGGCGGCGGCCTATTCGATAACCTCGATTATTCCTTCACGACGGAGTACGAAAACGGAATCGCCAGCCAGAACGCTCCCGGCGGCGGCAGTCCCGCCCTGCGTTTGCAGTTGAAGATATTGAAGGATTTCATGTACAGTTTCGATTTTATCCGCATGAAGCCCGATTCCTCCATTATTGCGGGATTGGAGCCGTCAAAACCAATTCGGGCATGGGCCTTAGCCGAAGAAGGCGAAGCCTGCGCCGTTTATCTGCGCGGCGGCCAACAGGCGGATATCCGCTTGAAGATGGCGCCTGGCGCATATAAAGCGGAATGGGTGAATACGGTAACCGGCAAAGTGGATAAAGCGGAGACAATCAAACATGCCGAAGGCGAAATGAAGTTGTCTTCGCCGGAATATAGCAGCGATATCGCCCTGCGCGTTTTACGGACGAAAAAGTGA
- a CDS encoding M42 family metallopeptidase, with the protein MIIDIEKEEAFFREITQAPGASGFEEEIRSVIHRHLEGLADEITTDRLGSLIAMREGENSNVRLMLIAHMDEVGFLVKGTDKRGYIRFLPIGGWNAQTALGQRVTIQTKRGPVFGVIGAPSPHELKEEQLKKAVKLEDLWIDAGVSLHFNPVQEYGIRPGDPIVPYGELQRSANPKVWMARNWDDRIGCAILLKIFQAMKTRKPPCTVYGVFSVQEEPALRGAATSSWIADPDLALAVDVSFARDAPGDPEEDYAPMGGGACLIVCDNWMLPNRKLRDSLLDLSEREKIPCHLSYLKSGYDTGRVHLHKQGVPSCVLGVPSRYIHGFASLIHEDDANHAANLALHWIENVDADYVRNMQSFL; encoded by the coding sequence GTGATCATCGATATCGAAAAGGAAGAAGCCTTTTTTCGCGAGATTACGCAAGCGCCTGGCGCGTCGGGCTTCGAAGAGGAGATTCGCAGCGTCATCCACCGCCATCTCGAAGGACTTGCCGACGAAATAACGACGGATCGTTTGGGTTCGCTTATCGCTATGCGCGAAGGAGAAAACTCCAACGTGCGGTTAATGTTAATCGCTCACATGGACGAAGTCGGTTTTCTCGTGAAGGGCACGGATAAGCGGGGCTATATCCGTTTTCTGCCCATCGGCGGCTGGAATGCGCAGACGGCTCTCGGCCAGCGAGTAACGATCCAAACCAAGCGCGGTCCCGTCTTCGGCGTCATCGGAGCGCCTTCGCCGCATGAATTGAAGGAAGAGCAACTCAAAAAAGCAGTTAAATTGGAAGATTTGTGGATCGATGCGGGCGTGAGTCTTCATTTCAATCCAGTGCAGGAATATGGCATCCGCCCCGGCGATCCTATCGTCCCTTATGGCGAATTGCAGCGCTCCGCCAATCCTAAAGTATGGATGGCGCGCAATTGGGACGACCGCATCGGATGCGCCATTCTACTGAAAATTTTCCAAGCTATGAAAACGCGGAAGCCTCCCTGCACGGTCTATGGCGTTTTTTCCGTGCAGGAGGAACCGGCGCTGCGAGGCGCGGCGACGTCGTCGTGGATAGCCGATCCCGATTTAGCTTTGGCGGTGGACGTGAGCTTCGCCCGAGACGCTCCCGGCGATCCGGAGGAGGATTATGCGCCGATGGGCGGCGGTGCGTGCCTTATCGTCTGCGACAATTGGATGCTGCCCAATCGGAAATTGCGCGATTCCCTGTTGGATTTGTCGGAGCGGGAAAAGATCCCCTGTCATCTTTCCTATTTGAAGAGCGGCTACGATACGGGCCGCGTGCATCTGCACAAACAAGGCGTTCCGTCTTGCGTCCTGGGCGTTCCCAGCCGTTATATCCACGGATTCGCATCCCTGATCCATGAGGACGACGCGAACCATGCGGCCAATCTGGCGCTGCACTGGATCGAAAATGTGGATGCGGATTACGTCAGGAACATGCAAAGTTTTTTATAA
- a CDS encoding ABC transporter substrate-binding protein: MLSSIPLSRRHFLSVSSGAALWTACGGDDSSYSGSFFSPSPDPKILVLYDMNDPPTLDPARSWGVFDGTLIGLVFSKLVCFDSKAAIQPDLASDWTIDEGGKRYTFRLHPAARFSNGRPIIADDVKYSFERVLDPRMASSSQWVLERIKRMEIADDRTITLVLEEPYAPFLGLLAMPAASIVPREEVERCEREGVPFGERPLGGGPWIFQEWKHDRHLLFHRNDNYCGVKPNMAKLKMRIIGNPFTAVAEFEIGNIAAINPLPLPEVPRWIHHPQWKRYVELYPLLNIDMLVINCERPPFDNAETRRAFAHSIETPLVLQCVRAGAGTISRGPIPPGLPGYSENLPLIPYDLDKAQSIIQKTNLRDRILDIVFPYNEDYIRSTGEVIQALWKKLGIRVRLQQLEWVTYRKYLREGNFDMAWRNWYADYPDGDNFLYPLFHSSQVGSGNMSRFRDAEADALIERSQRELDSEKRRALLEQANELLYRKTPAIFMWHQAKYAVHQPWLEGYSEPLIFNGTRYLKERIVETALP; encoded by the coding sequence GTGCTTTCCTCGATTCCTCTTTCCCGGCGCCATTTTCTAAGCGTTTCAAGCGGTGCAGCATTATGGACGGCATGCGGAGGGGATGATTCGTCCTATAGCGGTTCCTTTTTTTCGCCATCGCCGGATCCCAAGATACTGGTTCTTTACGATATGAACGATCCGCCGACGCTCGATCCCGCCCGTTCGTGGGGCGTGTTCGATGGAACGCTGATTGGGCTGGTTTTTTCCAAGTTGGTCTGTTTCGACAGCAAGGCAGCGATTCAACCCGACCTGGCCAGCGATTGGACGATCGATGAGGGGGGAAAGCGGTATACGTTCCGTTTGCATCCGGCGGCGCGATTTTCCAATGGACGGCCCATCATAGCGGATGACGTGAAATACTCCTTCGAGCGCGTGCTGGATCCGCGCATGGCTTCATCCTCGCAGTGGGTATTGGAGCGAATCAAGCGGATGGAAATCGCCGATGATCGGACAATAACTTTGGTGCTGGAAGAACCCTACGCGCCATTTCTTGGCTTATTGGCTATGCCCGCCGCGTCGATCGTTCCTCGCGAAGAGGTGGAGCGATGCGAGCGGGAAGGCGTTCCCTTCGGCGAAAGGCCGCTGGGCGGCGGTCCGTGGATTTTTCAAGAATGGAAGCACGACCGGCATTTATTATTTCATCGTAACGACAATTACTGCGGCGTAAAACCGAATATGGCTAAGTTGAAGATGCGCATCATTGGCAATCCCTTCACCGCCGTGGCCGAATTCGAAATCGGCAACATCGCCGCCATCAATCCTCTCCCGTTGCCTGAAGTTCCGCGCTGGATTCATCATCCGCAATGGAAGCGCTATGTCGAACTTTATCCTCTATTGAATATCGATATGCTGGTCATCAACTGCGAGCGGCCGCCGTTCGACAACGCCGAAACGCGGCGGGCGTTCGCTCATTCCATTGAGACGCCGTTGGTCTTGCAATGCGTCCGCGCGGGGGCGGGAACCATCAGCCGAGGGCCTATTCCGCCAGGATTGCCGGGATATTCGGAGAATTTGCCGCTTATTCCTTACGATCTGGATAAAGCCCAATCGATCATTCAAAAAACAAATTTGCGGGATCGAATTTTGGACATCGTTTTCCCTTATAATGAAGATTACATTCGCTCGACGGGCGAAGTGATTCAGGCATTATGGAAAAAATTGGGAATCCGTGTCCGCCTGCAACAATTGGAATGGGTGACATATCGAAAATATCTGCGCGAGGGAAATTTCGACATGGCGTGGCGCAACTGGTACGCGGATTATCCTGACGGAGACAATTTTCTCTACCCCTTATTCCATTCGTCGCAAGTGGGTTCGGGCAATATGTCCCGCTTCCGCGATGCGGAGGCGGATGCGCTCATCGAGCGTTCGCAGCGGGAACTCGACAGCGAGAAGCGGCGGGCGCTGCTGGAACAAGCCAATGAGCTTCTCTATCGAAAAACACCGGCGATTTTTATGTGGCACCAAGCGAAATACGCCGTCCATCAACCGTGGTTGGAGGGCTATTCCGAACCGTTGATTTTCAACGGAACCCGCTATTTGAAAGAACGCATCGTTGAGACGGCTTTGCCGTAA
- a CDS encoding ABC transporter permease, which produces MGVYIIRRLLWMLPVLWGVVTIAFFLSRLAPGDPADAMAGQRASEEQRRAINERHGFDRPLYIQYGKYLFNLLRGDLGLSYDSQRPVAQLILERFPNTVILATSAMIAAVFLGVSAGLLSALMPNSWFDRIAMVLSLLGISTPVFWLGLLLIYLFSIQLRLLPPSGFEGGDLRYLILPAIALGTQSVAFLARMTRASLLEIMNEEYLRTARAKGASPFRVVFKHAFANALIPIVTIIGLDFASYLSGSVLTEKVFSWPGLGRFLVTAIAQRDYPSINGAVLFFSVIFIAINLIVDLLYAYLDPRIRYET; this is translated from the coding sequence ATGGGCGTATATATAATTCGTCGTCTTCTATGGATGCTCCCCGTCTTGTGGGGCGTAGTAACCATCGCTTTTTTCTTGAGCCGATTGGCGCCGGGCGATCCCGCCGACGCAATGGCGGGACAACGCGCCAGCGAGGAGCAGCGCCGCGCCATCAACGAACGCCATGGCTTCGACCGTCCGCTCTATATTCAATACGGCAAATATTTGTTCAATCTTTTACGCGGCGATTTGGGCTTATCTTATGACAGCCAGCGGCCAGTGGCGCAATTAATCTTAGAACGCTTTCCCAATACCGTCATCCTCGCCACTTCCGCCATGATCGCCGCCGTGTTTTTGGGCGTATCGGCGGGCTTATTGTCCGCCCTAATGCCCAATTCCTGGTTCGACCGCATCGCGATGGTTTTGTCGTTATTGGGCATCTCTACGCCCGTGTTTTGGCTGGGGCTGCTGTTGATTTATCTCTTCAGCATCCAACTACGGCTGCTTCCGCCTTCCGGCTTTGAGGGAGGAGACCTTCGCTATTTGATACTCCCCGCCATCGCTTTGGGAACGCAATCCGTCGCGTTCCTGGCGCGCATGACGCGGGCCAGCCTGTTGGAAATCATGAACGAGGAGTATCTGCGCACAGCGCGGGCTAAGGGCGCCAGCCCGTTTCGCGTCGTCTTCAAGCACGCCTTCGCCAACGCCCTCATTCCCATCGTTACGATTATCGGATTGGATTTCGCCAGTTATCTTTCCGGCTCCGTATTGACGGAAAAAGTTTTTTCCTGGCCGGGATTGGGGCGTTTTCTGGTAACGGCGATTGCGCAGCGCGATTATCCATCGATCAACGGCGCCGTGCTCTTTTTTTCCGTGATCTTCATCGCGATCAACCTGATCGTCGATTTACTCTATGCGTACTTGGATCCCCGGATCCGCTATGAAACATGA